One Phaseolus vulgaris cultivar G19833 chromosome 4, P. vulgaris v2.0, whole genome shotgun sequence DNA window includes the following coding sequences:
- the LOC137837256 gene encoding transcription factor ICE1-like isoform X2 — protein MPAKNLMGERRRRKKLNDRLYMLRSIVPKISKMDRASILGDAIDYLRELLQRINDLHNELETSKLDSSLPPSASFHPVTPTVPTLPCRVKEELCATTLPSPKHQSTKVDVRLREENV, from the exons ATGCCGGCAAAGAATCTCATGGGTGAGAGAAGGCGGAGGAAGAAACTGAATGATAGGTTGTACATGCTTAGGTCTATTGTGCCCAAGATTAGCAAG ATGGATAGGGCTTCAATACTTGGGGATGCCATTGACTACCTGAGGGAGTTACTACAGCGGATTAATGATCTTCATAATGAACTAGAGACAAGCAAGCTTGACTCATCCCTTCCACCTTCTGCTAGTTTTCACCCTGTGACACCCACAGTGCCTACCCTTCCCTGCCGGGTGAAGGAAGAACTATGTGCTACCACTCTGCCAAGTCCTAAACATCAATCAACGAAG
- the LOC137837257 gene encoding uncharacterized protein, which yields MGANQSLQVVEESEEEEEEDQEEEEDERNLNGPLLGRAQLGNHMVKKVLEQEPEMLPCHASASPLSPQLSSLGTPRLGPSIKVWDPYNVLGPPPPLLSPPALSRSFSANGMVPDDEAVTEVFLISHGECELNLAPDMVGGRCPAAALTANGMRQARAMAVFLKSQGVRFSAVYSSPLDRARSTAVSVSKEVNFSEEQIQSSDALAEISQGNWEGCLRSEIYTPEIQALIDRFQPDFTAPSGESLRQVEFRMINFLNGTVLGLHEKLRLDLSSHQNDNHAFAQHNSHTLLTNSIHDQDGPSLPPNQWDLVSRHRPAFSRKKSGKSRLQFVTTTGDVIEEEISSGNVNHQSSLHNSGFSSFSPTVSCIGLFTHSVPIKCLLTGLLGCSPLMSHKFCIDDSSVTVLQHSLRTGWQIKRLNDTAHLRLL from the exons ATGGGCGCGAACCAGTCATTGCAAGTTGTGGAAGAGAGcgaagaagaggaggaagaagaccaagaggaggaggaagatgaGAGGAACCTCAACGGGCCCTTGTTGGGCCGGGCCCAATTGGGGAACCACATGGTGAAGAAGGTTCTCGAACAGGAGCCGGAGATGCTGCCGTGCCACGCCTCCGCGTCGCCGCTCTCGCCGCAGCTCTCGTCGCTCGGGACGCCGCGCCTCGGGCCCTCGATCAAGGTCTGGGATCCCTACAACGTCCTCGGGCCGCCGCCGCCGCTGCTGTCGCCACCTGCACTCTCGCGGAGCTTCTCCGCGAACGGGATGGTGCCGGATGACGAGGCCGTGACGGAGGTTTTCCTGATCAGCCACGGCGAGTGCGAGTTAAATTTGGCTCCGGACATGGTCGGCGGCCGCTGCCCTGCCGCCGCGCTCACCGCCAATGGAATGCGCCAGGCCAGGGCTATGGCCGTGTTCCTCAAGTCGCAGGGGGTCCGGTTCAGCGCCGTGTATTCGTCGCCGCTGGATCGGGCTCGGTCCACGGCGGTGTCAGTGTCAAAG GAAGTCAATTTTTCAGAGGAACAAATTCAATCCTCTGATGCTCTTGCAGAGATTAGTCAAGGGAATTGGGAAGGCTGCCTTCGATCAGAAATATACACCCCTGAAATTCAGGCCTTAATTGACAGGTTCCAGCCAGATTTTACTGCACCTTCTGGTGAATCACTTAGACAAGTAGAATTCCGGATGATTAACTTCTTAAATGGAACCGTCTTGGGATTACATGAAAAATTAAGATTAGATTTATCATCACATCAAAATGACAACCATGCATTTGCACAGCACAACTCCCATACTCTTCTGACAAACTCAATTCACGACCAAGATGGACCTTCTCTCCCTCCAAACCAATGGGATTTGGTCAGCAGGCATCGGCCTGCATTCTCTAGGAAAAAGTCTGGTAAAAGCAGGCTACAGTTTGTCACAACCACTGGTGATGTAATTGAAGAAGAAATTTCTTCTGGCAATGTAAACCACCAAAGTTCTCTGCATAATTCTGGCTTCAGCAGCTTTTCACCTACTGTGTCTTGTATAGGACTATTTACACATTCTGTGCCAATTAAGTGTCTCCTGACTGGTCTTCTTGGATGTAGCCCTCTGATGTCACATAAGTTTTGCATAGATGACTCATCGGTGACTGTGTTGCAGCATTCTCTGAGAACTGGTTGGCAGATAAAAAGGCTGAATGATACGGCACATCTTAGGCTTCTCTAG
- the LOC137838287 gene encoding uncharacterized protein → MATISNLSSFVLLFVFLANSLVFSSNGEPTISASPTDKPYWTAPAITSFFPTPTADPPMRWAAPPEEEASSPMLSPGEFAGKSSSSSRFNYAAAIAGILLCSFLIFA, encoded by the coding sequence ATGGCTACCATCTCCAACTTATCTTCCTTTGTCCTTCTCTTTGTCTTCTTAGCCAATTCACTGGTTTTCAGCTCAAATGGTGAGCCAACTATTTCAGCTTCTCCAACAGATAAACCTTATTGGACTGCACCTGCTATTACCTCCTTTTTCCCCACTCCAACTGCTGATCCACCTATGAGATGGGCAGCTCCTCCAGAGGAAGAGGCCTCCTCTCCGATGCTGAGTCCCGGCGAGTTCGCTGGGAAGTCCTCCAGTTCATCTAGGTTCAATTATGCAGCTGCCATTGCTGGTATCCTACTCTGCAGTTTCTTAATATTTGCATAG
- the LOC137837259 gene encoding uncharacterized protein → MASLVPPGGKKDYFRELRLKRQAQMAARGDTLGGSGAPNAEAAIPITIVPAAEVDRPTNPKKRKEDHGKDRGKSSRRHGERSSSGRSPKRGRLPGRPGSSGPDFLGHDLNVAEKVSIMLNPYQQDAYLSARPAQVHDAFMELCSRTLVLSKRMASDLMKRDKNAAEVEGLRTKLNESSASLKTKLTENATLVAQKEALETEVAMWKEKSELAERAGREVAEKADNEVKGLKESLLDMAHTNHRAEEKIEKLLKELEVAEDSVMEEHELGFKKALRQAAFFYNVPLDEGKFDVDKDFYEGQLMPLDQIPSSPQVLAPPTASEVEHLEPDS, encoded by the coding sequence ATGGCAAGTTTGGTGCCGCCAGGTGGAAAGAAAGATTATTTTCGAGAGCTTCGCCTGAAGCGGCAAGCACAGATGGCCGCGAGGGGGGATACGCTGGGAGGATCGGGTGCACCGAATGCCGAGGCTGCTATCCCCATTACTATAGTGCCAGCTGCCGAAGTCGACCGCCCGACCAACCCAAAGAAACGAAAAGAAGACCATGGCAAGGATCGTGGCAAGTCTTCTCGGCGCCATGGGGAGCGCTCTTCATCTGGAAGGTCTCCTAAGAGGGGCCGATTGCCTGGGAGACCGGGTTCAAGTGGGCCTGACTTTCTTGGACACGATCTTAATGTGGCCGAGAAGGTGAGCATCATGCTGAATCCTTACCAGCAAGATGCGTATCTGTCGGCACGCCCTGCTCAAGTTCATGACGCCTTCATGGAATTGTGTTCTAGGACCTTGGTACTCAGCAAACGGATGGCGTCCGATTTGATGAAGAGGGACAAAAATGCAGCCGAGGTGGAGGGACTCCGAACTAAGCTGAATGAGTCCTCGGCCAGCTTGAAAACAAAGTTGACCGAGAATGCTACACTTGTGGCTCAGAAGGAAGCTCTAGAGACTGAGGTGGCGATGTGGAAAGAGAAGTCCGAACTGGCCGAGAGGGCTGGTAGAGAGGTTGCCGAGAAGGCTGATAACGAAGTGAAGGGCTTAAAGGAAAGCCTCTTGGACATGGCTCATACCAACCATCGAGCCGAAGAGAAGATAGAGAAGCTGCTGAAGGAACTAGAGGTGGCCGAAGATAGCGTCATGGAGGAACATGAACTTGGCTTTAAGAAAGCCCTTCGGCAAGCAGCCTTTTTCTATAATGTTCCCTTGGATGAAGGGAAATTTGATGTTGACAAGGACTTCTACGAAGGCCAACTCATGCCGCTAGATCAAATCCCAAGCTCACCTCAAGTGCTAGCTCCCCCGACAGCTTCAGAGGTCGAACACCTAGAGCCCGATAGCTAG